A region of the Leptospiraceae bacterium genome:
GATGAGTATGTGCTAGAATTAAGAAAGTCACTTTCCTATATTTTAAAATTGCAAACAATAAAGCCAATTCCTCTTATTGAAGGTAAATCATTTCATTATGAAAAATTAATGTTTGAAGTAGACCACACCTATTCCGGATACAATCGTTTTAAAGAAACATACAAGATTGATCTTGCGATTACAAGTGAGATGTATGCCTTCTTGCAAGAGGCTTGTGGTTTTTTAGCAGGCTTTCCTGATAAAGTAATTTGTCATAGAGATTACCATGCACGTAATATCTTATTGAATGAGAGAGGCAAACAGACTATCATTGATTTTCAAGACATGATGATGGGCACCCCACAGTATGATCTAGCAAGTCTAGTCTATGACGCCTATCGTCCTCTTTCTCTAGCAAAGAGAGAAGATTTATACAAGTTCTTCAAAGAGCAATCCCCACAGAAGGACAAACGCTTTCGCGAATACTACCTGACGCAAGCGTTACAACGTTCTTTTAAAGCCCTTGGAACCTATCTTGTTCAATTCCATGATAAAAAGAATTTTCGATTCAAAGAAAGTATCACCAAGTCTCTTGATAATCTAATGGAAATCTCCCAGTTAGGAAGGTTTCCTGATCAGCTTTACGTATTCTTCTATTTATTAAAACAGCAGCTAATAGATAATGAGTTATTTCAGAAGAATTAATTTAATTTAAATCGTATTGGAACAAGAACTTTTACAGTAATTGCTTTGCCTTCTAAAAAGGAGGGTGAAAACTTTTTAGATCTATAAGTCTTAATAGCTTCTTCTTCTAATCCAAAACCAAATTTCTTTCCAACAGATCGGACTTGTAGCACATCACCAGTATCCGCTATAACAATTTCTAGAGTCATGGCACCTTCTATACCTGCTGCTCTTGCTTCTTCGGTATAGTCTGGCTTAACACTTGGACTTAAATCAATGGGGGCAGTTGCTCCCGAAAGAATTGAATCTTGCGCTCCAGCAATTCGTGGATCTTCCTTTATTTCTTTTTTTAGTTGATCCGCAAGTTCTACATCTCCATCTGTTGGAGTATCAGCTGTGTTTTCTGTAATAGCGACAGAGTCAACAAAGGCTACTTCATCTACGAATTTATCCAGAGAGTTAAATTTTAAATCAGGTGTATACCAAAAAAACAATACGAGCAATTGTAATATGGTAGAAATCGTTAGACCAACATTTAAGCGGTTACGATCTATAAACCGGTGAACAATTGCGCGTTTAGATCTTCTTGGTTTTACTTCCGGATTATTCTGATTATGCTCTTTATCTAAAGTTGCTTGTGCCATTTTAGTTTCCTTTGGGTCCGCCACCCGCTGATGTCTGGGTAACGAGTGATATACTGAGTGCACCGGCTTCTTTTAGCATATCAAATACATTATCTACTTCATTGTAAGTCAGGTCTTTGTCTGCATGGATTAAAACCTTTAAATCTGGCGTAGTTGCAAGCTTAGCACGAACATTATTGATTGCTTCCGGAAGTGGAACTCGTAGAGAATTATAATATACGGTTCTATTTTTATCAGCACTTAAGTATATATTCGATACTTTCTTGTTTAACTGCTCTCCACCTGGAACATCTGGAAGTGCAATTGGTAAATCAGGATCAGAGTCTAACACAGATGTTACCATGAAAAAAACCAAAAGCAAAAAAGCAATATCAGCCATGGAACTAACGGGTATAGATGGATTTGTTTTATTTCTTCTTATCATTTCTTTTTCCTTACATTCACTTGGGTAAATCCTCTTAATTGTATGGCGGATAACGCATCTAACATATTGCCATACTTTGTTTCACCACTTGTAGAGATGATTGCTAATTTTTGTGACAAATCAGGAATTTCTAATTTGTTTAGCTCTTCTCTAAATTCTTTGAGTGACTTATAGTATTTTGTTCCCACAGAAGTATTCCGCAGAGATACAGTATCTCCACTAACGTTTATTTCAAATACATTTGAACGTAATACTTGTGTTGGAGGAACATTCTTTCTTGGGAGTTTGATATTCAATCCTTCTTTCACAAAAAATACTGCGGTCACCATAAAAAATACCAATAGGAGAAATGCGATATCCGACATAGATGCCGCTGATATTTCTTCTAGTTCTACTTTTTTCTTTAATTTAACCATTGTCTTACTTTGCGGCTAACGCGCCTTTCTTGCGTAGTAGTTCTTTGTAGATTTTATTTGCGCCTTCTTCTACTTCAGTTGCAAATCCATTTACCTTACCAGTTAAGAATTGATAGAATGACATTGTAGGAATTGCTACAATTAAACCGGCTGCTGTTGTGATCAGGGCTTCTTTAATACCACCAGCTACTACTTTTGCATTTACTTGGTCAGCATTTGCGATTGCATCGAAGGCATTAATCATACCGGATACAGTTCCAAGGAATCCTATGAGAGGTGCGATTGTAGAGACAGACGCTAAGATGGTTAAACCTCTTTCTAGGAGAGTGATAACTTCAGCGGCTTCTCTCTCTACCCCTTTTGCGAATAAGTCAGGGTCTCCACTTGATACATCAA
Encoded here:
- a CDS encoding aminoglycoside phosphotransferase family protein, translating into MTDQNSTAMNQFLSYKGEKFQKITLIPKEASVRNYYRVHYESSELVLSIDENFTGTPYPFLEVRDFLKQNEIPVPEVIRFDTDLHAILMNDAGEKDLTSIEDDDEYVLELRKSLSYILKLQTIKPIPLIEGKSFHYEKLMFEVDHTYSGYNRFKETYKIDLAITSEMYAFLQEACGFLAGFPDKVICHRDYHARNILLNERGKQTIIDFQDMMMGTPQYDLASLVYDAYRPLSLAKREDLYKFFKEQSPQKDKRFREYYLTQALQRSFKALGTYLVQFHDKKNFRFKESITKSLDNLMEISQLGRFPDQLYVFFYLLKQQLIDNELFQKN
- a CDS encoding energy transducer TonB; translated protein: MAQATLDKEHNQNNPEVKPRRSKRAIVHRFIDRNRLNVGLTISTILQLLVLFFWYTPDLKFNSLDKFVDEVAFVDSVAITENTADTPTDGDVELADQLKKEIKEDPRIAGAQDSILSGATAPIDLSPSVKPDYTEEARAAGIEGAMTLEIVIADTGDVLQVRSVGKKFGFGLEEEAIKTYRSKKFSPSFLEGKAITVKVLVPIRFKLN
- a CDS encoding biopolymer transporter ExbD, which codes for MIRRNKTNPSIPVSSMADIAFLLLVFFMVTSVLDSDPDLPIALPDVPGGEQLNKKVSNIYLSADKNRTVYYNSLRVPLPEAINNVRAKLATTPDLKVLIHADKDLTYNEVDNVFDMLKEAGALSISLVTQTSAGGGPKGN
- a CDS encoding biopolymer transporter ExbD, producing the protein MVKLKKKVELEEISAASMSDIAFLLLVFFMVTAVFFVKEGLNIKLPRKNVPPTQVLRSNVFEINVSGDTVSLRNTSVGTKYYKSLKEFREELNKLEIPDLSQKLAIISTSGETKYGNMLDALSAIQLRGFTQVNVRKKK